DNA from Actinoplanes sp. SE50/110:
CACCTCGGCCAGCTTCGGCGCCGACGTCCTGGAGAACTGGCAGTCGGAATACCTGCAGTTCTTCCTCTACATCGTGCTGACCGTCTGGCTGCTGCAGAAGGGCTCCCCGGAGTCCAAAGAGCTCGACAAGCCGGGCCGCGAGACCGACAAAGATCAAAAAATTGGGGTGTACGCCGACAAGGACTCCCCGGCATGGGCCCGCGCCACCGGAGTCCGGCTGTGGCTGTTCTCCAACTCGTTGAGCCTGGTGATGGGTCTGATCTTCCTGCTGTCCTGGCTGGGCCAGTCGATCGCCGGCCGGGCCGCGTTCAACGAGCGGCAGCTCGGCGACCTGCAGGACCCGGTGTCCTGGTCGCAGTATCTGACCGAGCCCGACTTCTGGAACCGCACGCTGCAGAACTGGCAGTCGGAGCTGCTGGCGGTGGCGTCGATGGCGATCCTGGCGATCTATCTGCGGCAGCGTGGCTCGTCGCAGTCGAAGCCGGTCGGCGCCGCGCACACCGCCACCGGCGTGGAGGGGTAGCCGACTCCGCCGCCACCGTCGGTACCCCCTGTTCGCCTCGTCGGTTGGTGGGTGGTCAGGGGTGGTGGCGGGGTCCGATGGTGGTGTTGGTGGTGTGGGTTTTGGTGGTCCAGCGTTGGTATTCGGTGTGTTCGGTGGTGGGGGTGATGGGTTGGGGCAGGCTGGTGTTGGCGGTGCAGGTGGGGGTGCAGTCGTCGAGTTTGTAGTCGTGGCGGGTGGGTCGGTTGTTGGTGATGGTGGTGTAGCCGACGGTGTTGCCGGTGGCGGTGTTGTTCTTCCAGATGCCTTGGGTGGTGTGGTGGTAGCAGCAGTCCCAGACGTAGAGGCCGGTGAAGAAGTGGGTCATGCGGCGGCCGTCGGGTAGCAGGCCGGAGGAGATGACGCGGTTGCCGGTGAGGGTGTTGTCGTGGCCGGCGGCGATGAGGATGCCGACGTTGGTGGTGGAGACGATCTGGTTGTTCTCGCCGTGGACGAAGGCGGGGGCGTAGGCGGGGTTGACGCCGGTTCCGGAGTCGGCGATGTTGATGCCGCTGCCGGAGGAGGCGTCGGTGGCCGGGTTGCGGGGGTAGGCGCCCTGGACGTAGTTGTCGTGGATCCGGATGGGTTGTTGTGCGGTGCCGCTGCTGTTGGACAGGTTGATGTTGTCTTCGCTCTGGCTCTGTCCCGCGGTGTTGATGATTTCGTTCCAGCCGATGTCGATCCCGGTGCGGGTGTGCTGGAAGCCGTTGAGGGCGATGGCGTTCGCGCCGCACTGGCCGTTGCGGGTCGGGAACGGGTAGGTGTTGAGCGTGGTGCTGCAGCCGCTGGTGCCGGTGACGCGTCCGTCGACGTTGCGGACCTGGTTGCGTTGGACGCGGATGCTGTCGGTCGAGCCGGGTTTGTTGTCCCCGATCAGGGTGACGCCCCGGGTGTGTTCGAAGTAGTTGTTCTCCACCACGATCTTCTTCGGCCAGACCGCCAGGACGAAGAATCCGCGGGTTTTACCGGTGATCCGCGGGTCCTGGCCGGTGCCGCGGCAGTCCCGCACGGTCAGGTCGATACCGGTCTGCGCGTCCCGGTCGCTGAACCGGGCACTGATCAGATCCCCGGGGCCCTGGACCTGGCAGTCCTGCAGGATCACCGGCTCGGAGGTGCGGATGCTGACCGCCGGCACCCCCGGGTCCGTGCTGCGCCAGTTACCCCGGTACGTGCCACCCTTCGTGATCGTCAACGGTCCCTGAAACGACACCCCCGGACTCGCCGACACCACACCCGAACCCGACGGCGAAACCGACACACCGACCGACGCCGCAACCGGGGCCCGCGGGGAGGTGGTGCTCGGCGCCTGCGCGGATGGCAGCGGGCGGGACTCACCCGTGCGGGCGATGACCACGGCGGCGCCGCCCAGCACGGCGGCGGTCGCGGCTACCGCGGCGACCGGTTGAGCGATCCCGGCCTTGCCGGCGTGCAGCAACCGCCTGCCGGCGTCCATGACCCGGACGATCGCTCCCGCGGTGGCCGGTTGAGCCGCCAGCGTGGCGGGAGCCACCAGCAACGCGGTGGTGGACAGCAGGAGTTCGGGCGGTACCAGGCCATGCCGCAGAGCGCCGCACGTGGGGCACTGCGAGATGTGGTTCACGAAGCGCTTTCGCCACACCGAGGACGGCCGGCCCGGCCAACCGGCCAGCAGCACCCGGAACTCGGCGCACCCGTCCGGCCGGTCCCGGGCGGCGAGGGCGCGGACGAGCACCCGCACCGCAGTCAGGCGTTCCCGGAGGCGCTTGAGCCGGACGGCCACGTGGTTCGGGCTGGTCCCCGCCGCTTGCACCAGCCCTGAGCGGTCGACTTCACCGAGCAGTTCCAGCCACCAGAGCGCCAGCATCTCCCGGTCCTCCGGGTCGAGCCACGGGGTCGCCGCGGAGATGTCCTTACGTTGTTCGGCGAGCGTCACCTCGGCGACCGCACGTTCCTGGACGTCGACCGGCACCGACTCGGCAGAACCGGCCGGCAGACCCACCGGCAGCTCTGCGTCCCGGGCCTGCCGCCGCGCCTCTCGCATGACGATCGTCAGCAGCCACGGCCGCAGTTTGTCCGGTTCCCGGAGGTCTTTCAGGTTGCGGAAGGCACTGATCAACGTCTCCTGAACGGCGTCGTCGGCGTCGGCGGGCGCCAGCACCCGGGCCGCCGCGGAGTAGACGACCGGGATCTCGTGTCGCATCAGCGCGTCGAAGGCCCGGCGGTCCCCCTGCTGCGCACGACGGACCAATCCCGTGTTCCCGCTTTTTCCCACCGCGCCGACCTCGACTTCCCGTGTGCAGTGCGCGAGACGATACCTGAGGAATAACGGTTCCGTGAGAACTGCTTCGAGCTCCGGATACACCGGTGTGACAATCGCCGCAGAAGGTGTTCCGCAATAAGTGTCACCGCAGCTCGGCGACACCCCTCACCAGCGCGCCGCCGCCACCCGGCGTCAACCTGCCGTCGCGCTCGGTTCCGCGTCGCTGTGAGTCGGCATCGAGTTTCCGGGAAAGTGACATCGGACTCGGAGTAATCGGCTCGCGCTTTTCTGAAAATGCGGGTCACGGGCGGCCTGGGGGCCTGTGGAAAGTGTTCGGCGACGCCATTAATGTCACCGGCGGTCTTTCCGCTCCACACCCACTAGGGGATTACCATGTCCTATACGAATCGTCTGGGCAGGCGCTCGATCGCCGTCGCCGCAGCGCTGCTTCTGCTGCCGATGGCGGGATGCCGGCCCGCTGCCGACTCGAAGTCGGCCTCTCCCGCGGCCGCCGGGCGGTCTCCGGACGGCGCCGGGGCGTCCCCCGGTCCTGAAGCGGCGTCGGTCGGTGTGTCGGTTTCGCCGTCGGGTTCGGGTGTGGTGTCGGCGAGTCCGGGGGTGTCGTTTCAGGGACCGTTGACGATCACGAAGGGTGGCACGTACCGGGGTAACTGGCGCAGCACGGACCCGGGGGTGCCGGCGGTCAGCATCCGCACCTCCGAGCCGGTGATCCTGCAGGACTGCCAGGTCCAGGGCCCCGGGGATCTGATCAGTGCCCGGTTCAGCGACCGGGACGCGCAGACCGGTATCGACCTGACCGTGCGGGACTGCCGCGGCACCGGCCAGGACCCGCGGATCACCGGTAAAACCCGCGGATTCTTCGTCCTGGCGGTCTGGCCGAAGAAGATCGTGGTGGAGAACAACTACTTCGAACACACCCGGGGCGTCACCCTGATCGGGGACAACAAACCCGGCTCGACCGACAGCATCCGCGTCCAACGCAACCAGGTCCGCAACGTCGACGGACGCGTCACCGGCACCAGCGGCTGCAGCACCACGCTCAACACCTACCCGTTCCCGACCCGCAACGGCCAGTGCGGCGCGAACGCCATCGCCCTCAACGGCTTCCAGCACACCCGCACCGGGATCGACATCGGCTGGAACGAAATCATCAACACCGCGGGACAGAGCCAGAGCGAAGACAACATCAACCTGTCCAACAGCAGCGGCACCGCACAACAACCCATCCGGATCCACGACAACTACGTCCAGGGCGCCTACCCCCGCAACCCGGCCACCGACGCCTCCTCCGGCAGCGGCATCAACATCGCCGACTCCGGAACCGGCGTCAACCCCGCCTACGCCCCCGCCTTCGTCCACGGCGAGAACAACCAGATCGTCTCCACCACCAACGTCGGCATCCTCATCGCCGCCGGCCACGACAACACCCTCACCGGCAACCGCGTCATCTCCTCCGGCCTGCTACCCGACGGCCGCCGCATGACCCACTTCTTCACCGGCCTCTACGTCTGGGACTGCTGCTACCACCACACCACCCAAGGCATCTGGAAGAACAACACCGCCACCGGCAACACCGTCGGCTACACCACCATCACCAACAACCGACCCACCCGCCACGACTACAAACTCGACGACTGCACCCCCACCTGCACCGCCAACACCAGCCTGCCCCAACCCATCACCCCCACCACCGAACACACCGAATACCAACGCTGGACCACCAAAACCCACACCACCAACACCACCATCGGACCCCGCCACCACCCCTGACCACCCACCAACCAGCGGTTAAATGTCGGATTAAAACGGATGAATCCGATAAGCCAAATAGTTTCCGACATGCGCTATTAGGCTGCCCACGGGCGACCGCGGCCGCCCTCGAACCCCGATCCTGATCTGCGGTGTGACCGCCGTTGGAGGGCGACGCATGTCCCAATTCCTGTCCCGAACCCGGCGCCGCCTGCTCGGCGCCGGACTCACCGCCGGCGCGGTGGGCGCCGTCATCCTGGCGGCGCCCCTGCCGGCACTGGCCGGCGCGAACATCGGCCCGTGGATCGTCATGCCGGGTGGCAACGCCACGCTCAGCGACCAGAGCGCGGCGTTCACCGGCAACTCGGTCGTGCAGCTGAACACCAGCCCGTGCCCGGGCAAACTGGCTACCGCCGGCGGCACCGGACCGTGGAATCCCACCGTCAGCAACCGCACCGGTACCTCGCTGACCTTCACCGTGCCGGCCAGCGGCGGGCCGGCCCCCGGCCCCAACGGGGCCGTCAAGCTGTACTACGCCTGCGCCTACGACGGGGCGACGGCCGGCACCAGCAACCTGCTCAGCGGCGGCCCGCTGTACGTCGGCGCCGGGGCCGCCGCGAGCAGCAACGCCGGTCTCACCGGCGGCGGCAACCCGCTCACCCTCAGCACCGGCATGCAGAACCCGGTCTTCACCGGTTACAACACCGTGTCCGCGGTCTTCACCACCGGACAGTGCGCCGCCACCCTGGGCAGCACCAACCCGGCGAACCTCACCGTCGCCGGCCTGGCCCGGCAGTCGAACAGCACGGTGGCGCTGACCGTCCCGTCCGGGGTGGTCACCAACGGGCCGGCACCCACCAACTACAACATCTGCCTGTACGACGGCAGCAGCGCCGCCGGCTCCCTGCTCAGCATCGCCGGCTACAACGCGAACGCGCTGGCCGTCACCCCGGGCAGCGGTTCGTACTCGGCCAGCACCGGCGTCACCGTCAGCGCTCCCGGCGCCTTCCTCACCGGAATCACCACCCCCGCCGTGCTGGTGTTGCCGATGAACGCCGGCTGCCCCGGCACCTACTCCACCGGGCAGGTCAACGGGGTGACCCCGCTCGCCCTGACCGCGCCGGGCAGCGTGCGCAGACTGACCAGCAGCCGGGCCGCGGTCACCCTGCCACCGTTGACGCTGCAGCAGCCGGGTCAGCC
Protein-coding regions in this window:
- a CDS encoding DUF6766 family protein; amino-acid sequence: MKRFLRENSLGLVFGLLFLIVLAGEAIAGHADFNQQQLVEGLPPITFGRYLTSASFGADVLENWQSEYLQFFLYIVLTVWLLQKGSPESKELDKPGRETDKDQKIGVYADKDSPAWARATGVRLWLFSNSLSLVMGLIFLLSWLGQSIAGRAAFNERQLGDLQDPVSWSQYLTEPDFWNRTLQNWQSELLAVASMAILAIYLRQRGSSQSKPVGAAHTATGVEG
- a CDS encoding sigma-70 family RNA polymerase sigma factor, translated to MYPELEAVLTEPLFLRYRLAHCTREVEVGAVGKSGNTGLVRRAQQGDRRAFDALMRHEIPVVYSAAARVLAPADADDAVQETLISAFRNLKDLREPDKLRPWLLTIVMREARRQARDAELPVGLPAGSAESVPVDVQERAVAEVTLAEQRKDISAATPWLDPEDREMLALWWLELLGEVDRSGLVQAAGTSPNHVAVRLKRLRERLTAVRVLVRALAARDRPDGCAEFRVLLAGWPGRPSSVWRKRFVNHISQCPTCGALRHGLVPPELLLSTTALLVAPATLAAQPATAGAIVRVMDAGRRLLHAGKAGIAQPVAAVAATAAVLGGAAVVIARTGESRPLPSAQAPSTTSPRAPVAASVGVSVSPSGSGVVSASPGVSFQGPLTITKGGTYRGNWRSTDPGVPAVSIRTSEPVILQDCQVQGPGDLISARFSDRDAQTGIDLTVRDCRGTGQDPRITGKTRGFFVLAVWPKKIVVENNYFEHTRGVTLIGDNKPGSTDSIRVQRNQVRNVDGRVTGTSGCSTTLNTYPFPTRNGQCGANAIALNGFQHTRTGIDIGWNEIINTAGQSQSEDNINLSNSSGTAQQPIRIHDNYVQGAYPRNPATDASSGSGINIADSGTGVNPAYAPAFVHGENNQIVSTTNVGILIAAGHDNTLTGNRVISSGLLPDGRRMTHFFTGLYVWDCCYHHTTQGIWKNNTATGNTVGYTTITNNRPTRHDYKLDDCTPTCTANTSLPQPITPTTEHTEYQRWTTKTHTTNTTIGPRHHP